Proteins from a single region of Chloroherpeton thalassium ATCC 35110:
- the ligA gene encoding NAD-dependent DNA ligase LigA — translation MNKSEAEAKIRALRREINEHNYNYYNLAKPKISDYDFDALLRTLAELEAKYPDLVTPDSPSQRVGGEVTKNFPIVRHKTRMLSLSNTYNLGELGDFLARVAKSLESEGVQAYDFTAELKYDGVAVSLIYRDGLLVQGATRGDGSQGDEITANLKTVRTIPLRLRAPASGSAFDTEKWNGSGDIEVRGEVFMTKADFEKINAERDESEQFANPRNATAGTLKQQDSREVAKRRLTMVAYYLDGRPFADLSHGERLEKLAELGFYTGEAHRTCRSLQDIQAFLDEWENKRDALAYEIDGAVIKLNNVRYQELLGATSKSPRWAIAYKYAARRAETVLENVVFQVGRTGAITPVAELQPVKLSGSVISRSTLHNLDEIRRLDLHIGDRVIIEKSGDVIPKVVGVVAEKRPPEARTIEPLSTCPSCGTPLEHPENEVIYYCPNEFGCPAQRKARLVHFASRHAMDIEGLGEAVVEQLLGAGLIGDPGDLYFIEKTALLALERFAEKSAQNLLNGIEASKSRSFERLIFALGIRYVGRRTASILADRFTSLDTIKSASQAELCETEEIGETIAKSVALFFTKPQVQELLGKLERAGLRLASDKKSPDAPQTFAGMTVVFTGSLENFTRDDAAAKVGERGGKVTSTVSKKTSLVVAGKEAGGKLAKAEKLGVKIVTEAEFQTMLAAESGD, via the coding sequence ATGAACAAATCTGAAGCTGAAGCGAAAATCCGTGCGTTGCGCAGGGAAATCAACGAGCATAATTATAATTATTATAATCTCGCCAAACCCAAGATTTCCGATTACGACTTTGATGCGCTGCTGAGAACGCTTGCCGAGTTGGAAGCGAAATATCCCGACCTTGTTACGCCCGACAGCCCGTCGCAGCGCGTCGGCGGCGAGGTTACGAAAAACTTTCCGATTGTTCGGCACAAAACCCGAATGCTTAGCCTCTCGAACACCTACAACCTCGGCGAACTCGGCGATTTTTTAGCCCGCGTCGCCAAGTCGCTGGAAAGCGAGGGCGTGCAGGCGTATGATTTTACGGCGGAACTCAAATACGACGGCGTGGCCGTCAGCTTGATTTATCGTGACGGCCTGCTTGTGCAAGGCGCGACACGCGGCGACGGCTCGCAAGGCGACGAGATTACCGCCAACCTGAAAACCGTCCGCACGATTCCGCTCCGTCTGCGTGCGCCCGCATCCGGTTCGGCATTCGATACAGAGAAGTGGAACGGCTCGGGCGACATCGAAGTGCGCGGCGAGGTGTTCATGACCAAAGCGGATTTTGAAAAAATCAACGCCGAGCGCGACGAGTCCGAGCAATTTGCCAATCCGCGCAACGCCACCGCCGGCACGCTCAAACAACAGGATTCGCGCGAGGTCGCCAAACGCCGCCTCACGATGGTGGCGTATTATTTGGACGGCCGTCCCTTCGCCGACCTTTCGCACGGCGAGCGATTGGAAAAACTTGCCGAACTGGGCTTTTACACCGGCGAAGCCCACCGAACCTGCCGCTCGCTTCAGGACATCCAAGCGTTTTTGGACGAGTGGGAAAACAAGCGCGATGCGCTCGCCTACGAAATCGACGGCGCGGTGATTAAACTGAATAATGTGCGCTATCAAGAATTGCTCGGGGCGACTTCCAAAAGTCCACGCTGGGCGATTGCCTACAAATACGCCGCGCGGCGGGCGGAAACCGTTTTGGAAAATGTCGTTTTTCAGGTCGGGCGAACGGGCGCGATTACGCCGGTTGCCGAGCTTCAGCCCGTGAAGCTTTCCGGCTCCGTGATTTCGCGCTCCACGCTGCACAACCTTGACGAAATTCGCCGGCTCGATTTGCACATCGGCGACAGGGTCATCATCGAAAAATCGGGCGATGTAATTCCGAAAGTCGTCGGAGTCGTCGCGGAAAAGCGTCCGCCGGAAGCCCGCACGATTGAGCCGCTCTCAACCTGCCCGTCGTGCGGCACGCCGCTCGAGCATCCCGAAAACGAAGTCATTTATTATTGTCCGAACGAATTCGGCTGCCCGGCTCAGCGCAAGGCGCGGCTGGTGCATTTCGCCTCGCGCCACGCGATGGACATCGAGGGGCTTGGTGAGGCCGTCGTCGAGCAGTTGCTCGGCGCGGGTCTCATCGGCGATCCGGGCGACCTTTATTTTATCGAAAAAACGGCGCTTTTGGCATTGGAGCGATTTGCCGAAAAATCCGCGCAAAATCTTTTGAACGGCATCGAGGCGAGCAAATCTCGCTCGTTTGAACGGCTGATTTTTGCGCTCGGCATTCGCTATGTCGGTCGCCGAACGGCAAGCATTTTGGCCGACCGATTTACTTCACTCGATACTATCAAAAGCGCGTCGCAAGCCGAACTTTGCGAAACGGAGGAAATCGGCGAAACGATTGCGAAAAGCGTCGCCCTGTTTTTCACCAAGCCGCAAGTGCAAGAACTGCTCGGCAAATTGGAACGGGCGGGCTTACGCTTGGCATCGGACAAAAAATCGCCCGACGCGCCGCAAACCTTTGCCGGCATGACGGTCGTTTTCACCGGCTCGCTCGAAAACTTCACCCGCGACGACGCGGCAGCAAAAGTCGGCGAACGCGGCGGCAAGGTAACTTCCACCGTGAGCAAGAAAACCTCGCTCGTCGTCGCCGGAAAAGAGGCGGGCGGCAAATTGGCAAAAGCCGAAAAGCTCGGCGTGAAAATCGTTACCGAAGCGGAATTTCAAACCATGCTGGCAGCGGAGAGCGGCGATTGA
- a CDS encoding CPBP family intramembrane glutamic endopeptidase has translation MEQTRFSNAGFKESLYEKRLQLSLILTGVIWVSGLIGHFTPAGEWPALFIYVLGGIGIVLWHGKNTGEWKEMFISTENLGKSLKWGGIIGGFLFVMDVANTYMYLKGGGEPMAQMEEILVGMNMLYLFPLLILAEEFLWRGILFSALLEKGLNKHLVVAITTILYMVNHFAVAPVGLFERGLMAMMAMPIGIIGGYLVANTRNLWGSALIHTTTMVSMILDIFLIPKLVS, from the coding sequence ATGGAGCAAACAAGATTTTCTAACGCCGGCTTTAAGGAAAGCTTATACGAAAAGCGGCTTCAACTTTCGTTGATTTTAACCGGCGTTATTTGGGTGAGTGGGCTTATCGGTCATTTCACGCCAGCAGGCGAATGGCCGGCGCTGTTCATTTATGTGTTAGGCGGTATCGGTATCGTGCTTTGGCACGGCAAAAACACGGGCGAGTGGAAAGAGATGTTCATTTCAACGGAAAATCTCGGCAAAAGCTTGAAATGGGGTGGTATTATCGGCGGCTTTTTGTTTGTGATGGATGTGGCCAACACTTACATGTATTTGAAAGGTGGCGGCGAACCGATGGCACAAATGGAAGAAATTTTGGTAGGCATGAACATGCTGTATCTTTTCCCGCTGCTCATTTTGGCCGAAGAGTTCCTTTGGCGCGGGATTCTTTTTTCCGCGCTGCTTGAAAAAGGCTTGAACAAACATTTGGTGGTGGCAATCACCACGATTTTGTATATGGTCAATCACTTTGCGGTTGCGCCGGTCGGCCTGTTCGAGCGCGGGTTGATGGCCATGATGGCCATGCCAATCGGCATCATCGGCGGTTATTTGGTAGCCAACACGCGCAACCTTTGGGGTTCGGCGCTCATTCACACCACAACGATGGTTTCCATGATTTTGGATATTTTCTTGATTCCGAAATTGGTGAGTTAA